From the Parus major isolate Abel chromosome 1A, Parus_major1.1, whole genome shotgun sequence genome, the window TTctttatgaaacaaaatatttaaaaatggacTTTGGATGTTTGTTTTGTAAcagacaatttattttcatcactttttAGGTGTATTAAGAGaattaattactgaaaaaatagAATGAGATATAAATTTGGATTTAGTAAAAGATGTATAAATAAGGACAGGTTATTGTTTGAGGCCTAAGATGCCGATTCTAAACTTTCTAGGGAAATGCAGAGAGGGCCTGGGAAATGGAACAATCTGAAGAGAcaaaaaattaggttttttaaatgctttttattgtaaaaaaaaaagaatttattttggagATCTCTGAACAAGAGCAACAGCCTTTGCCTAGTGCTTGAATTCCTCCCATGTCAGGAGACCTTAGACAAATCCCATGTGGGTAATCTGTGTTGCAACATGGTTCAGGTGTGGCCCAAAACGCCACTCACTGATAACTGGGAATTAGTGCCTGCTGTACAACAGCCTGCTGGCAGCATGGCCTAGTgcaggatttcagcttttctaagACTATTGGTGCTAAAGGTCAAAAAGCCTGTTACACATGGAGCGTGCAGAACAAGGCAttgtgtgtgctgtgggaaCCTCCAAATTCTTACTGTCTTCACAGGAAGCTGTGGCTCTAGCAGGGGATAATCTTGACAGGACAGCAGCCTTCATGTTGTATAACTGCATATACTACACTGTCTTGATCTgcttaaaagcaaaaccaacacTATTACCTATTACCACAACGTCATATTGATCTTgataaattcaattttcttgctgttgtcAGCACAGTAAATTTATGATTCAATGAATAATCAttgctaaaaaaattactattaaagTTTACTTTTGCAAATCTTAAAGAGCCCAAtgtaggaattttttttaaaagcatgctGCTGTCaatcttaaaatatattttctgtatttctctagATCTGTTCCCTTTAACTATCTGCTGTTGTATCTGCAACTTGTATCAGTTCTATCACTAGGATTAAAccagcatgttttatttttcactaaatcaaaaccacagggaaagataagaaagtgtttttaaaatcttataattttattttataaatgtgcCAGAGGAGAATGTTTTCTAGAACTATGCCTAACAAAGTTCCAATGAAAAGTTCAAGGGGTaagattattttctgtggtgttcctctctggttttttttgcctAGTTCTtcttgcagctgcagcaggccGAGCTAGAGGTTTGTGCAGAAAGTGACACGGtgagccagctccagctgggacagctggcgTCCATGGAGAGCTCTGTCTTTGATGACATGATCAACCTCCTGGAGCGCCTGAAGCACGACATGCTGACGCGACAAGTAGATCATGTCTTCAGAGAGGTCAAGGATGCTGCAAAGCTGTACAAAAAAGAGAGGTGATTCTGTTCATTTAATCTCTTCACATATTATGGTATtatttcctgttaaaaataCTGAGGTAAATAAAGGCAAGAATAgataatagtattttttttctggagtagGAAAGCTGCAGGGTAATGAGTTCTGGaaaattctcttccttcttACCTTGGGACCATTGTCATCCTGTGTTTTCTAAAGTAGTTCCACAATTAGTGCATTCATTAGTTAAAAACCCTAAGAAAGATTCTGGATCGTTCTAGTTTTCTATTTTGagcaggaattattttcttcgTAGTTGTATTGAAGATTTTATGCAAAATGGGCTGTCATGACTGTTCTGTCTTCACAGACTCCTAGGGATTCTTGAATATTTTCTCCTGAGTAGAATTTCTGAAGTACTTCGGAAAAGAAATACAACTCAATGATTTTCAAGTTAGATGGGGTTCCCTAGAATGACATGTTCAGAGATTTTATAACTAAAGCATGAGtttaatattaaatgaaattcaaaCACAGCATTAGACTGATAACTTTTAGAttagaaatgggaaagaattGTCTCTGAAACATTGCAAATGGGTAAGATTTTCTTTAAAGGGTAATTTTAACTTCAGTTGTTGTAATACGAATTTAATTCTAACAACTGCAGTGCAATGGTTTCTTTTAGGTGGCTGTCTTTACCCTCTCAAGCAGAGCAAGCAGTGATGTCTTTGTCGAGCACGGCGTGCCCGATGTTGCAGACACTGCGAGACCGTTTGCTAcaactggagcagcagctctgccactcGCTGTTTAAAATTTTCTGGCAAATGCTTGCAGAGAAGGTGGATTTGTACATCTATCAGGAAGTGGGTATCAGTGTGACCTGAGCAATGCAATGTAGGCTTCAGTGACTGGCTTAAACAGCAGATGCACCTCTTTTGTGTTTGTAGATCATTATGGCAAATCATTTCAATGAAGGAGGAGCAGCACAACTCCAGTTTGACATGAGTCGGAATTTGTTCCCCTTATTTTCACACTACTGCAAGCGGCCAGAAAACTACTTCAAGCAGTAAGTAGGCAAACTTCTGATCTAGTGGTATTTCAAAAGTGAGTGTCCAAAGAAATGCAAGTGTTTTACTTAAAACCAAGTGGTTTTCACAGTTAGTTTTGATCCACACTTTAAAGGCGTGGATCATTCATGCATCTGATGTTTTCAACTAGGAAAAAACTCAGACAGCAACAGACTTTGGCATGTCTTGGAGTATTTTGTGCAGTCAGGATGTCTAGATAAAATTATGGAAGAAATATTAAGTAGCACAATCCTCTGAAACTTGGGCCGAATAAACTAGTCAAAGATACAGTTACAACACAACAAACTTTATTGTTAGAAGGGCTACTTTAAACTATGTTCTTCCTCAGGATTGTCTTGTGTAGCAGTCTAGTTGCTGTCGTGGATGAAAAGCTGCTACTTTCTTTCTGGCTAGTCTTTTTTCCTAGCCTACAGTCTCCTGAAGAGTCTAGCATCAAAATCCTCATCTAATTGGGGCtgaaatctgaatatttttaaaccaaCATGGAGCATGGAAGGttttttgttacatttaaaTTTGTGCTACTTACATTAATCCATGTAACTTTTCCTCTAGCATAAAAGAAGCCTGCATTATACTGAACCTGAATATTGGCTCTGCCTTGCTTCTGAAGGATGTCCTACAGtcagcttcagaaaatgaaTCATTAAAGCCAAGCCAGCCATCTGCAACAGCAGCACTAAATGAACTTGGAGTTTATAAACTGTCTCAAAGGGATGTTGAGATTCTTCTCAGTTTGAGAGCTAGTTGGccaaatacaggaaaataaagacttCTTCAGAAATGGTTAATAACTTGGTCTGGATTACTTATTccaagcaaaagcaaagcagatatctttaaatacttatttatttcaattatgtATGCTGAGAGAATGTTTTAATCTAATCTTTTGCCTTATTCtatacagttaaaaaaaaaaacaattcaaaatgaCTTGGTGTTGAACTGTGCAGGTCTTATTTTCCATAGCCACCTTGCCACTGCATTTGGAAGCTAAAACTGTTCATCTCTAGTGAATAGTCAGCCTTGTCAGTGTTTGCTGTATCATTCTAAGGAACACAGAGTATTTACActgtaaatgcatttttgtaCAATGTAGGCTAATGTTCCCTATGAACTGGTTGGTCTTCAGTTAAACATGGATGTTTCACAACTCCAAAATCCAGGTAATGGATGTTCTGtattaaaatgtatataatCAATGCAGAAAGAAGgaatatttcactgttttgttCATACAaattaagtttgttttttctgtacaAGACTATCtcctaatttttgttttctccttatAAATTGCATAGTGTGTGCTAAATTTGAAAATACCACTTGGTATTTACCTGTGGACATTTGTCATAccttgttgttttttccttaaaaatacctgaaaaccaaaacccagcacCAGCCCAAAAACAAACTTGATTTTATTCAGTGGTAATGAGCCAACAGGTAACAATTCTTTACTGTAAACTATAATCTGAAAGAGGAAACTCCAAAATACTATTTCAGTTGCGTAAGACATctctacttctttttttaactgtcTAATTGTACTAAGAACAGCAATTCTTAAAGATACTCCCTTCAGTGCCTTCTTGACATGAACACGTTGTTGTCATTTGTCCTTTTCAGCTGATTGCTCCTCTGAAGGGCGGGGAAGATTAGAGAGTATTGCTTAAAATCAACACTTCACAGCTGacaaaccagaagaaaaactggGGAGGATGCctgtttttaatatatatatagcagACCACTGCTCAAACTAATACACAGACCAGCTCTCCagcatctttttcttcctaagacagaaaaagaaaatctctagTTAGATAATTAAGATTATTAGTTCATTACCTTTCAGCAATTGCAACGGTTACTAAAAAAATCGCTTCTAGAACCATACCTTGACTATGAGGAATTATTTGAACTCTGAACCTATTTCATCTCCAGCTGTGGTACCACCCCCGACAAAGACAACAGGGTCTCCCTGTCCCACATTTCTAGATCCGTATTTTAACCCCTGGGCTGCCTGATGACCCTTGCTCTGACCTAGGGGCGGGTACCATGAGGACCATGAAACTGAGCTGGTGGAGGGCATGGAGTTTGGGAGTTTGGTTCACCTTCCAGCATGGCAAGAAGGTCAGGCAATCACTgacctttttttaatcttgcaaTGCAAAGTGACACAGTCAAACCTAAACTAGCAAGTCCTTTAATTATGtagttttgtaaataaaaaataaatctcagtaAAATATCTTCTATGCATATGtacccccccccaaaaaaaaccacaaaaccacgATTTCAATTAAACTTACATTCCTTCCTTGAATACATCCAGTGTGATAAGCACATCATCATCTAGCTCCAAATCCTCAGTGCTCAGTCCCAAAGTTTTAAGAGCTAAAGTTAACAAAAGAGAATTTCTCATGTGAGTCTTTGGAAAGACACATTGAAATTTAAAGGTGCCTTGATCTAACAGAAGGTAAATGTGTAGCATAACAACACGTAACTTCTGTGTAGGAAAAAACCGCATGTAACGTTCAACTTTcccaagtgccaggtcctgtgGGCAGCTGTGTGGATAATTCTAAAGTATACAGATGGGTAACTGGGaaactattttaataattctgtgCAAGCAAACAGTTTGTTGTGAGCAGGGGTGCAGGTGGACGCACCTTCCCTGTACTGCGCGGGCCTGATGTGGCCCTGGCCTAGGACATCCAGCAGGCTGAACATGGCGTCCACGTTGGCCTCGTCCATGAGGAACGGGTACTCGCCCTCGGCTCGTCTCCCAGCCTTTACCCTCTCCAGCACCTGGATCAGGAACTCGCGTGGCCTTTCTGCAACGAGGTCAGAGTGCCCGCGGGCACCGGGCCCTCAGCCGGGGAGCGGAGGCCGCtggccccgccgcccccgctGCCGCCCCGCTCtgggcggggccgggcccgtGCGCACCGGGCCGGTGGAAGAGCAGCAGCGCTCCGAGGCGGTGCAGCAGCTCGGGCAGCCGGTGCCGCCGCAGGTACTCGCGGCTCTGCTCCTCGGCCGTCGCCATGCCGCGGTGCCGGGGCGCCGTGAGGCGGCAGCGGGGCCCGCGGCGGGAGCTGGGCGGGCACGGGGCGGGAGGAGGGCGAGCAGAGGAGCGGGACTCTCCGCTGGGGTGAGcgggaaggggaaggaaaaactGACTTTCCTGGAAGTCGTCACGTTAGCACCGGAACAGCCACGCCTCGCTCCCGGCTGGGTCCCGGCTCTGCGTTGGTTCGTGGGGAAAACAAATTACACGCGGTTCTTTTTAACGCGGGTGCAGGTGTTGAGGGCCTGTTAGTCTGGAGAACACTAGTGATATCCTCTCTCAATGCCAAATATCTCAAAGACCGGTGTCAAGAGGATgtgccagactcttttcagCGATGCCAGCGACAGGTCGGGTAGCGTTGGccataaaaaaaacacaagttCCACCTCAGGACGAGGAAGAAGTTTACGTGagggtgacagagcactggaacatCGGCCCAGGGCGGTCGCGGGTCTCCCgctctggagacattccaaacccgCCTGGGTGCGCTCCCGTCTcgcctgctgcagggcaggggagctgggcaggatgaTCTCTCCCAGCCCTAAGGATTCTGTGTTTATGCGTTCTTAGCTCCAGCCGCGTTTCCTTCCACCGGCGGTACCACCTTCTTCACCTCTCACCGTTCCGCGGGCACTGCCCTGGTTCATCCCCGCGGTGTGAGGGGCTGCCAGGATGTTCCCAGTGCTCCACACCCGTACGAAGTGCAAAACCAGTGGCCAGTAATGGAGAGTAAGAgagtttgcattttaaaaccattattGAGCCTTGCAGCATAGCCTCTGCAAACAGAGAAGAGACATGAAAGAAGCTTTTGACTGTACTACCCACTGTTAATAGAACCATAATCAAGTAAAGCATCTCACTAACACAAAATTAAGGAAATCTACAAATATATAACTGTCTGCCATCAAATAAAATCCAACAGTGATAAATGAGCATATAGTAAAGAAGAACAGTATTCCTATGAAAAGACTAGtgctaaatatatttaactATTTGCCAAAACTCTCACAAGACAGTAATAgaattcacttattttttttttagataaagtGGGAGAAAGCATCCAAAGCTGCAGAGATTGTACAGCCATGTGCTGTATGTAttctttagtattttaaatgaCTATGCTACTTGGTTTGAGTCTCAATTAGGGCTAGAGGAACTGTAGGTTTCTAACAGTTGCCTCCTATGACAGTTGCCAAACAGTGATGGAAATCTCcttttcctaaataaaacaTTCCATAGTTACTCAATCCATTCCTGCATTTGTCTTTCTATGCCTTTCTGCAGAGTTCACAAAGCACTAGCaaaattttttccccaaaaggaGCCACAGGAGAAAGTGCAGATTGAAATGTGGAGAAGTACAAACAGGAGAAGAGTTGGTCAGCAGAGGAGAAATAGAAATCTGGAAAATACACTATTGAAAATGAGTATTTTCAATACTTCCTATTTGATAGGAAGactgacaggaaaagaaggaacaaatGATACACTGGTAGGTAGGTAGGACAGTGTTTGGGTAAAAGAAACCAGCTTTTGGCAAAAGATGTTTCTCCTTTAGTGGTCAACAAATAACCAGTATGAAACACATTAAGgctaaaattttaagaaaaagcacaggaatTACAGATTTAAGTATGTTTCCCTGAggaatggttaaaaaaaaaatataaatcactaAACAGAGTGACCCCAATTTGGTTTACaacaagaaatgtattttttaaaagtctattCCCCTATTAAGGAAGCACAATTTatttacttgaaaaaatattctgataatGAATCACGTATTTATTACTtatgtaataaattattatcTTCAGTTCATATAATGATAGTATCAGCTATCCATGTATATGGATAAAAAGTATGATAGTTCAGGATAATTTGTATAGAGCTCACATGGGCTATTGTAAGAGAAATTGAACTTCTGGAAGCTGAGAAAACAGGATTTGacaaacatttgaaattattctggTTCTATTATAGAGATGCTGCTAAATGAGTTTTAATAAAGAACTAAAGgacttaattattttcatttgtttaaagTGTCCTGgttatataaattaatttgtttaaaaggcTTAATACCTGTTGTGACAGAACCTGAGTCTTCTACAGAATATCACTAATAATTTAAGCCTTTTATCTAATTTAATAGGGCTAAATAGACTACAATGAGCCTTTAAGAGTTATAATAATGAAGAGAAACAGGGACTGCAGGTCAGATATGCAGCTGGCTCCAGAACTACCTTGCAGGGGGAAGCAGGCAGATGGACATGTTCTTTCAAATGGGAGTGTCAGAAGACTGAAGCCTAGGGCTGTGGGAAAAGACAGGAGCAATACAGACGGGGAAAGATCCTCAGATGTGCCACAGGCTTCCTGTGCACAcggctgctgagagcagctcctTTAAGGCTTtacctctgctgctcctcagcatgGACACTGGGAAGCACACTGCTAGGGCGAGCTGTAGGGATTGGTTCTGCCATTGCTGTAGGTGCTTTAGTACAGCTCCACTGCACCTTCCCTCTGTGTGTCCCCAAGGACTTCTAAGATACAGGTGAGCTCTTCATCAGGggattttataatatttatttacagaggAAACTGCTTAACTACGGAAATACTGAGCTTCTGAGTATTAATTATTCCAACAGCCAGAACAacttttttggttgtttttactGTACAGAACAGTGGAATAATTAAGCTGAATAATTAAGTCCTCTGGAGATCTTGTGGTCAGCTCCCTTTCCTCCTCAAACTGGGTTAATTTCAAAGACCAGCTCAGGTTACTCACAGCCTTTTCAAGTTTTTACTGTCTCCAAATGGAGACTTCAGAACATCATTTGCTCtgtgttccagtgctcagctaCATGGGAATGGTATCAGCCTGTATCCTTGAATCAAGCCCAACTTTTCCCATAGGCTTCTAGAGATGCAGGATAACTAGTCCTTCACTCAGACATCCTGGGGATAGTACCTCAGTGCCCAAACTATGCCCAGAGCTCTCAGCACAGACCTCTCCAGTTAAAACCTGAAGCAAAGGTAGGAATGAGTGTCcctccatcacttccctgtCCTCTGTCACCAGGTTGACTACCACATGCAGTGTTGctcacattttacatttctttccatGTTAATGTTCTAGAAGTATCTTTCACGTCCCTCACTAGTTCCAACTCCAACTGAGCTTTGGTTTTCCTGGTTCTGTTTCAGCATGCCTACGCAGTGTTTATTCTGCTAAGGTAGTCCACCCCTGCTTCCACAATCTTTGTATTTGCCTTTTGCCTCTGACTTAGCCAGCATGGCTGAATGGAGAGCTCCTGACTATATCCCATGTCTGCTCAGCTTCCTGCAGATCAGAATGGACTGTTCCTGTGCTTCAGCTAACTCTCCTGGGTCAGTCTTCTGAGGGATTCTGCCAACAAAATGGTAGCAGGAGACAAAGTCAGCTCTCTTGAATTCCAGGGCTGCAATtcatctttctctcttccctcagaATCTTAAGATTTGCTATATTGTAGTTGCTGCTGCCAAGGCTGCCACCAGTGtcagtgctcccagcagccctTCCTTAGGTGTGAGCAGCATGTCTAGCATAGCCCCCTTCTGCTAGTTGAGCCCTTCTGTCAAAAAATTGTCCTTGATGTACTTCAGTAGCTGAATGTGCCATTCTAGTCCTTTCTAGAAGAACAAGAGCCTGTAGTCATCAGTCTAAGCTGTGAATgctggcttttttgtttttctttcacccAGTCAGCTGCAAAATAAAGGCTAAACCTGCCATCAGAAATCATGTACTGGGGAAAATAAACTACAAAAGTACTTCTTGTTTGTGAGTCCAGGAGAAATAAGTCACAAAGTGCCTAGTTGGATATCAGAAGACTTTGCTGTCACAGAACTGTCCAGTTCTCAGTTGGCTGAAAAGCCATGAAGCTGATTTCCTGGAATTGTGGTTGGACTCCTGCTGAAGgctaaggggaaaaaagaagttgcCTGAGCAGAAGCCTGCATTCTTTGATATATACAgtatattttcctgtttaagTAAGGCCCTGAGCCCATAGCTCTTCAAAGCACAGATGCTTTTATTCCAGCAGTATCTGTTGAATGAGTTCACACCACACAGGGTGGGAGAGATCTGAGGTCCATCTAAGTCAGATGCCATCGCCTCAGTGTCTCTGACAACCCATGGCTCAAATAGACATTTTGAGCAACAAAAAGGTGGGCATGCAGTTAAGAAGCAGAAGTAAGTATGGATTGTGCATCTCTAAAGGTTTGTGTTTCTGAAGAgtaactcctttttttcctgtacttgATTGGAAATCCACACATCTACTCTAACTGTAGTCACTTCAGTCAGCATTTTGTAAAAGCAGAGTTACCAGGAAGAGCCCTTGTTGGTGTTACAACACAAATCCTAAAGAAAAGTAACATGGAAGGAGTAGCTAAAGGCAAGATtataaaaacaacacaaacccCAAATGCCCAAGAAACCACACTACAAAACTCCCTAACTGATTATGGGTCAAAAtaagagaaaactaaaaaaaaagaaggcaaataaTTACAATTTAAGAGCAGAGCTGACCAGAGGGGAAGGTTTCTTGTGTAGGCTGTTGAGAACAGCTTAGAACTGAGGtaagataaatataaaatataaatataaatataaatataaatataaatataaatataaatataaatataaaatgtaaatataaatataaattttctgcACCAGTGGTGGGAAATGCAAAGAGGTTGAGCCTGTGTTGTCATTTCCCAGTAGTGACCTATCTCACTCACCTGTGCCAGAACTCTCCAAATCAGCTCTGAGGAAATTTCCCACTGGGAAGGGATGATGGTTTCTCTTCTGCAGTGATGTCTCCTCCATCACCATTTCATCTGCTGCCTCAGTAGGGCCAGGCTGGAAATGAGCTGTTGCTGCCATGGgactcccagggctgctcccatgTTCATCAGGCCACTCTTTGTACTTACACCAAAAGGCCTTCACACCTGTGGGTTCTGTAAACACACTTTGTCCATGgataaacagcttttctgaaaaactaCCCTTGTGGTGTCACATCAACCATGTTAGCAACTGCTCCAAGTTAGTCAAACCCAgattgaatttttaatttttattttaaaaaattaaattttaaaaaatttattttatttgatgtatttttaatatgtcaCATTTGGGAAACTGGCCAAGGGCACAGCTGAAAGTGGTGCCCCATCTCAAATCCCTACAGGTGTCCTTACCCTCAAATCAAGTTTCCTGGATCCTGACTATTACTGCTGGCAAACTTCCTCTAaagcttctcttctcctttctgtaGGGACAACAGATCACAGACAAGGGCTAAAGATTTTTGGGTCAGtcacaaagaacaaaaccccCAGACAAGAGAATGCAGCCTGTGTCATTTGTGGAGCATTGCAAAATGAGAAGAACCCAGTACCATCTGCCATGGatcctccctgctgctgaatGATCAGCTTTAGCTTTCTTCTACTTAGGAAAGTATCTTTTAAAAGAGATCTGCATTTACTTTGAATTGTTCCTTTCAGGAAGTATTCAAGGAGCAAAACAGCATAGAAAAATTTGCATGAAATAAACATTCTTGTGTTCTGAAGTCTGAATGTGTTGTATGACGCTCCTCCAAATATTTCTGGAATCAGTATCTGGCATTTTTTCCAATTGTGAATCCTGACAGAtttggaagaataaaacagatCCTGGTTGCACACAGCAATGACTTTCTTCtaatataaataattccatGGTACAAACAGAAGCATAAAAACTACAGTGCAATGAGTAAAGTTACAGTGTGATCTGCTTTCTCTAAAATTGGTGATATTTAGAGCATGTTAGAGAATACAAGCAGGAGAGGAGTGATACAAGCAAAATACTTGTACATAaccaaaaaaaagaggggaaaccCAACTCCAAATACGAGAACAGCTTAAAGATTATTCCAACAAACCCACAAGAACTGAAAATCTGATTCATTTTTGGGAAGTAAAGTCAGTGGTCTTCAATTTTTGCTGGCCATAAGCAGCGATGGCAAGAAACAAATACAACTAATATATCAGCcatattctgttttcttggatgtAGTTTTAATTTCTAATGGCTGCTAGAAATAGCAAAGCATCTTATGATCAGTGTTACTTTTTAGCCATACATGGGGACCACTTTTATCAGATGAAACTTCAGCATCTACTGCTACTTCACgatacaaatttttttttctgtagtggAAAAGATAAactaaagattaaaaaaaaaaaaaaaagcattcaaaataCAAGTGTCTCAGAGTATCTCAGATCAAGGCATGAATTGGACAGTAAAGAGGAAATTTAGGATTAGCTTTTGTGACAGGTCTCAGAAAATGCAAGACACCTgacaaaaaaagctgtttacCTAGCAGGTAAAATTTCCCTCCTtcaattcccttttcctgcaaGGCAGCCCAGCTTCCTATCTCCTCTGCCAGTTCTGAGTGTGTGCACACAAAAATGCAGGTTGCAGTCCAAATTGCTTGCTTTTGGAAAAGGTACTGTAATTGTGAGCATCTTCCCTACAGAATCTCCAAGACAGTTTCCAGATACTTCAAAAAAGGAGCATGAAAATGTACATCATCCCCAGATTTGCAGAAGAGGGTGACTGCGAGAGAAAAAACTGCAatcctctctgcagagctgtcgAGCCAATGAACAATTTAAGTCTTATTTGATCTGTAATTGGAACAGGCTCTGCACAGAACAAGAATCTTAATGCCTAGATAAGAGCTGCGGTTTTAGTATTAATGATGATAAAAAGACTGGTTATAAATTTGTACTGCCCATTGAAGTGAGAATTCCTAAATCTAGCAGCTGTAACAAAGTTAATTCTTACACTGGTAAGGAATGAGAAAATGCATTCAGCTAAgcaaaggaatttaaaaatggtttaaaagTGCAAAAAACCTCAGTAGCTGATCACTGCATGTGTCTTGacatataaatacagaaatattttagacaTGAATGCCAAAAATAATCCCAGGGGAATTCAGCCCTGTACGGAAAGCTGGGCAGATCTTTTGAACTACCATGGAATTCTCAGTGCAGGGCATctgcaaaatgtatttcagcctctgggaagagaaagagcagTCTTGCAATGCACACcatttttgctttgcaaagagaaataatgacAAACCCCATCTGTTTCTTACAaacatataaattattttatttacaaagccatgttacaaaaaaaaaaataataataaagcaaaaaacaaaaaatacaatcGCTCACTAGAGAATATCTCCAGGCCCGGTGTTGAACCATGGCAGTATCAATCAGATACATGTTtgttctggttttccttttttaaactgTAAGCCATAGAATTTACTATTTACACCTACTTTAGACATTTATTCTGCTTACAATTATCACAAGCATGGAATGAACTCTATTTGATACTGCTAATACATAAAGGTGCAggacaaagaatgaaaatacttAGTGTTACAAAATATGGATTGTAGAAAAGAAATTGGCTGTACAAgtatggcattttttttttcttagaatgaTTGGACATGCTTTCTTCAAAAGTCTTCTGGAAAAGGTTCTAAAATCTGTAGTAGGAAAGCACAATATAGCAGGTGCAAATTCATTTCTGTGCAACAACAGTTATTTAATATATCCCATGACTGACCAGCTATGCAAAACCCACAGAGTTTTGTTAAAGTGCCATGGGTCAACAGCATAACAAAATATAAGGTGTAaatagaaaaatttctttttttcttatttttttttaaaacaatagtTCACTGAGAATCAGCAATAATAGAATATGCTGTATAAACTATTCTCTACAAAGGTCGATCAGCACTATTTACAATTGTTACATCGATACAAAAGAAGGCATACAAGTTATCCAAGTCGCTTTTTATGGCTGACGGGCCTATGCATTGCGTATGTG encodes:
- the EFCAB10 gene encoding EF-hand calcium-binding domain-containing protein 10, with protein sequence MATAEEQSREYLRRHRLPELLHRLGALLLFHRPERPREFLIQVLERVKAGRRAEGEYPFLMDEANVDAMFSLLDVLGQGHIRPAQYREALKTLGLSTEDLELDDDVLITLDVFKEGMKKKMLESWSVY